Proteins encoded by one window of Clostridium bornimense:
- a CDS encoding collagen-like protein, whose amino-acid sequence MGNCYTDGFNNGGTSAAQAAQAAQAAQAAQAAQIAAASGAELVGVNNIEIGIPIYRGPRGYRGPVGPMGPMGPMGPRGPKGERGERGPVGPCGACGSCGKCGPCGPCGPKGEQGPVGPRGPVGPVGPMGPMGPMGPAGVAGVAGARGPVGPMGPMGPAGAVGPAGAVGPRGPIGPRGAIGPAGPVGPMGPMGPAGEDSSRVCYLGMATLLSGVKDAGLTVDILTDANRGEEFRRSTVTNVFDALAEIRSIDETAFIPLNSIAVVKGNGVADVELAPLPEEPENAVDSITTFLDMLRRRNASVEIELKVQGACIEGPITNVGRSIVVIGKCTAVLVCQIAVIKVIEKNCCC is encoded by the coding sequence ATGGGAAATTGTTATACAGATGGTTTTAATAACGGAGGAACATCAGCAGCTCAAGCAGCTCAAGCAGCACAAGCTGCACAAGCGGCTCAAGCAGCTCAAATTGCAGCAGCAAGTGGAGCAGAGTTGGTTGGAGTTAATAATATAGAAATAGGAATACCTATTTATAGAGGACCAAGAGGATATAGAGGACCAGTAGGACCAATGGGACCGATGGGACCAATGGGGCCAAGAGGACCAAAAGGAGAACGTGGAGAAAGGGGACCAGTAGGACCATGTGGAGCTTGCGGAAGTTGTGGTAAATGTGGGCCATGTGGACCATGTGGACCAAAAGGAGAACAAGGACCAGTAGGGCCAAGAGGACCAGTTGGACCAGTAGGACCTATGGGACCAATGGGACCAATGGGGCCAGCAGGAGTAGCTGGTGTAGCAGGAGCAAGAGGACCAGTAGGACCTATGGGACCAATGGGACCAGCAGGTGCAGTAGGACCAGCAGGTGCAGTAGGGCCAAGAGGACCAATTGGACCAAGAGGAGCTATAGGACCAGCAGGGCCAGTAGGACCTATGGGACCAATGGGACCAGCAGGAGAAGATTCAAGTAGAGTTTGTTATTTAGGAATGGCTACTTTATTATCTGGTGTTAAAGATGCTGGATTGACAGTAGATATATTAACAGATGCAAATAGAGGAGAAGAATTCAGAAGATCAACAGTGACAAACGTTTTTGATGCTCTTGCAGAAATAAGAAGCATAGATGAGACAGCATTTATTCCGTTGAATAGTATTGCCGTAGTTAAAGGAAATGGAGTAGCAGATGTAGAGTTAGCGCCATTGCCAGAAGAACCAGAAAATGCAGTAGATAGTATAACTACTTTTTTAGATATGTTAAGACGTAGGAATGCATCTGTTGAGATAGAATTAAAGGTTCAAGGTGCATGTATAGAAGGCCCAATAACAAACGTTGGTAGAAGTATAGTTGTTATTGGAAAATGTACAGCAGTTTTAGTATGTCAAATTGCTGTGATAAAAGTTATAGAGAAAAATTGTTGTTGTTAA